One Streptomyces sp. NBC_01217 genomic region harbors:
- a CDS encoding LAETG motif-containing sortase-dependent surface protein: MKLRRAMALAAATAVIVPVAVLTAPAAFAGTPTPGTGSSASPTSTGTASTDAEPTAEAEPTCSATTGAATTGTAPEPDTAVAPAASTSVTPSDSVGPPSSPPVPEEQTDCEKSDLEISVNGLPGNIARGSGWHTFKMNVYNSSKTTVKSIDYFAGASSAYAGEDYLFKSNQVGLQFLDPDTRTWQKLDEDGRTIGYVGRSDEIPAGHEVDIPMRLRVEATAPLGAAFTLGVGFYVGDKDCAGVSDVAYKFKIVKSGDSGSKPQTGGSVPVPSTRPADNPTGRVSGALAETGSSSAVPVFATAGGAAVVLGAGAMFIVRRRRNGDTDA; this comes from the coding sequence ATGAAGCTTCGCCGCGCCATGGCGCTCGCCGCCGCCACGGCAGTGATCGTCCCTGTCGCGGTCCTGACTGCCCCGGCCGCGTTCGCCGGGACACCGACGCCGGGGACGGGTTCCAGTGCGTCACCCACATCGACCGGGACCGCCTCGACGGATGCGGAGCCGACGGCAGAGGCCGAGCCGACCTGCTCCGCCACCACCGGCGCAGCCACCACCGGCACGGCACCGGAGCCGGACACCGCCGTGGCCCCCGCCGCTTCCACGAGCGTGACGCCCAGCGATTCGGTCGGCCCGCCCTCCTCCCCGCCGGTTCCGGAGGAGCAGACGGACTGCGAGAAGTCCGACCTGGAGATCTCCGTCAACGGCCTGCCCGGCAATATCGCCCGGGGCAGTGGCTGGCACACCTTCAAGATGAACGTCTACAACTCCTCGAAGACCACCGTGAAGTCGATCGACTACTTTGCCGGTGCCTCCAGCGCCTACGCGGGCGAGGACTACCTCTTCAAGTCGAACCAGGTCGGCCTGCAGTTCCTCGACCCGGACACCCGCACATGGCAGAAGCTCGACGAGGACGGCCGGACCATCGGCTACGTCGGCCGGTCCGACGAGATCCCGGCGGGCCACGAGGTCGACATCCCGATGCGCCTGCGGGTGGAGGCGACCGCTCCGCTGGGTGCCGCGTTCACCCTCGGCGTCGGTTTCTACGTGGGCGACAAGGACTGCGCGGGCGTCAGCGACGTCGCGTACAAGTTCAAGATCGTGAAGTCCGGCGACAGCGGCTCGAAGCCGCAGACCGGCGGCAGCGTCCCGGTCCCGTCCACCAGGCCGGCCGACAACCCGACGGGCCGGGTCTCCGGCGCCCTCGCGGAGACGGGTTCGTCCTCCGCGGTGCCGGTGTTCGCCACCGCGGGCGGCGCGGCCGTAGTGCTCGGCGCAGGCGCGATGTTCATCGTGCGGCGCCGCAGGAACGGTGACACCGACGCGTAA
- a CDS encoding peptidase has protein sequence MRTISPSAVLRRAAGGLAATGLLAAGSLALGSPAQAAGPELVIGGPAATALYPFPASGAPRKSTVAITVDNPSRDGEHGTFDGDFTVTFDLTGIAGVAVASFARTGGTDCEVTGPTAVCHGHGLGPGRNTLTELELSAAEGSSTGDSGTIGATGTADGATFAAFSTKVVIGGPDLVMERLPLKQKLNPGDTQPVPVTFTNSGTRAADGVVLTLMYSRGLDFVERYANCAYSEGETGSGFPAGTIARCSVPGMYEAGATYRLAVPLSLRATEHALYDTFVYRIEEADGADREQGNVPGRGARHAAAGAGAGEGPVLTLKESAAVRGVDLAPGDNQQEADFVTANSADFVAYGARVKGAAGDTVAATIGFRNKGPAWVGYLRSGEPVATVDFTVPEGASVTGSPAACRGVTADGQYRANPSGAPRYVCDTSMAVRDGADFALRFQLKIDKVVTGASGAVRVRTPHLAAPRGLPFDPKPGNNTAQLVLNSDSDSGDNGDTGTSGGDGGSGSTTTGGGSAGSATTGGSTGGSTTSGTATGGSTGGALASTGTVALPVAAGAVAAIAAGGVLYATARRRRHGS, from the coding sequence ATGAGAACGATTTCCCCGAGCGCCGTGCTGCGCCGGGCCGCCGGTGGTCTCGCCGCCACCGGCCTGCTGGCCGCCGGTTCGCTGGCCCTCGGCAGCCCCGCGCAGGCCGCCGGTCCCGAGCTGGTGATCGGTGGCCCGGCGGCGACCGCCCTGTACCCCTTCCCGGCGAGCGGTGCACCGCGGAAGTCGACGGTCGCGATCACGGTCGACAACCCGTCGCGGGACGGTGAGCACGGCACCTTCGACGGCGACTTCACCGTGACCTTCGACCTGACCGGGATCGCGGGCGTCGCCGTCGCCTCCTTCGCCCGGACCGGCGGCACGGACTGCGAGGTCACCGGGCCCACCGCCGTCTGTCACGGCCACGGCCTCGGGCCCGGCCGGAACACGCTCACCGAGCTCGAACTCTCCGCCGCCGAGGGCAGTAGCACGGGCGACTCGGGCACGATCGGGGCCACCGGCACGGCGGACGGAGCGACGTTCGCCGCCTTCTCCACGAAGGTCGTCATCGGCGGCCCCGACCTGGTGATGGAGCGGCTCCCGCTGAAGCAGAAGCTGAATCCCGGCGACACCCAGCCGGTCCCCGTAACCTTCACCAACAGCGGCACACGCGCGGCCGACGGCGTCGTGCTCACCCTGATGTACTCGCGCGGCCTGGACTTCGTCGAGCGCTACGCGAACTGCGCGTACAGCGAGGGTGAAACGGGCAGCGGCTTCCCGGCCGGTACCATCGCCCGCTGCTCCGTCCCCGGCATGTACGAAGCGGGGGCGACCTACCGGCTCGCCGTACCGCTCTCCCTCAGGGCCACCGAGCACGCCCTCTACGACACGTTCGTCTACCGCATCGAAGAGGCGGACGGGGCGGACAGGGAGCAGGGGAACGTGCCGGGGCGCGGCGCGCGGCATGCGGCGGCGGGCGCCGGTGCGGGCGAGGGGCCCGTGCTCACCCTGAAGGAGTCCGCCGCCGTCCGCGGTGTGGACCTCGCCCCCGGCGACAACCAGCAGGAGGCGGACTTCGTCACCGCGAACTCCGCCGACTTCGTGGCCTACGGCGCCCGCGTGAAGGGCGCCGCGGGCGACACGGTCGCGGCCACCATCGGCTTCCGCAACAAGGGCCCGGCCTGGGTCGGGTACCTGCGCTCCGGTGAACCCGTCGCCACGGTCGACTTCACCGTCCCCGAGGGCGCCTCGGTCACCGGCAGCCCCGCCGCCTGCCGGGGCGTGACGGCCGACGGGCAGTACCGCGCGAACCCGAGCGGCGCGCCCCGCTACGTCTGTGACACGTCCATGGCCGTACGGGACGGCGCCGACTTCGCCCTGCGCTTCCAGTTGAAGATCGACAAGGTGGTGACTGGAGCCTCCGGCGCGGTCAGGGTGCGCACCCCGCACCTCGCCGCGCCCCGCGGGCTGCCCTTCGACCCGAAGCCGGGCAACAACACCGCGCAGCTCGTCCTGAACAGCGACAGCGACAGCGGCGACAACGGTGACACCGGCACAAGCGGTGGTGACGGCGGCTCCGGATCCACCACCACGGGCGGAGGCTCGGCGGGGTCCGCCACCACGGGCGGCTCGACCGGCGGTTCGACCACTTCAGGCACCGCGACGGGCGGCTCCACCGGCGGCGCCCTGGCCTCGACCGGCACCGTCGCACTGCCGGTGGCCGCAGGTGCGGTGGCCGCGATCGCGGCGGGCGGCGTGCTGTACGCGACGGCCCGACGCCGCCGGCACGGGAGCTGA
- a CDS encoding chorismate mutase, protein MTSTAPAKSTAEKTGTAKTAAEKTGAHTDEAAALIDGARSRIDALDARIIGLVQERMAVSTVIQEARITSGGRRINLSREMEILGQYRDALGKPGTSLAMTLLELCRGRA, encoded by the coding sequence ATGACCAGCACCGCCCCCGCGAAGAGCACCGCCGAGAAGACCGGTACCGCGAAGACCGCCGCCGAGAAGACCGGTGCGCACACCGATGAGGCCGCAGCGCTGATCGACGGCGCGAGGTCCCGCATCGACGCCCTCGACGCCCGGATCATCGGACTCGTCCAGGAGCGGATGGCCGTCTCGACGGTCATCCAGGAGGCCCGGATCACCTCCGGCGGCCGCCGGATCAATCTCTCCCGCGAGATGGAGATCCTCGGCCAGTACCGGGACGCGCTCGGCAAGCCCGGCACCTCCCTCGCCATGACGCTGCTGGAGCTCTGCCGCGGCCGGGCCTGA
- the guaA gene encoding glutamine-hydrolyzing GMP synthase, producing MPSAPPAAPEIATDVVLVVDFGAQYAQLIARRVREARVYSEIVPSTMPVAEMLAKNPRAIILSGGPSSVYAEGAPSLDRALFEAGVPVFGMCYGFQLMATTLGGTVDDNGAREYGRTPLTVSKTGSTLFEGTPAEQSVWMSHGDACSAAPEGFTVTASTDVVPVAAFENDEKKLYGVQYHPEVLHSTHGQQVLEHFLYRGAGIEPSWTTTNVVEEQIALIREQVGTKRAICGLSGGVDSAVAAALVQKAIGSQLTCVYVDHGLMRKGETEQVEKDFVAATGVQLKVVDAEERFLTALAGVSDPEQKRKIIGREFIRVFEQAQAELVAEAGAAGEDVAFLVQGTLYPDVVESGGGTGTANIKSHHNVGGLPDDIEFQLVEPLRQLFKDEVRMVGQELGLPDEIVQRQPFPGPGLGIRIVGEVTKERLDLLREADAIAREELTAAGLDRDIWQCPVVLLADVRSVGVQGDGRTYGHPIVLRPVSSEDAMTADWSRLPYETLARISTRITNEVADVNRVVLDVTSKPPGTIEWE from the coding sequence GTGCCATCAGCACCCCCTGCCGCCCCCGAAATCGCCACCGATGTGGTCCTCGTAGTCGACTTCGGGGCGCAGTACGCCCAGCTCATCGCCCGACGCGTCCGTGAGGCCCGGGTCTACAGCGAGATCGTCCCGTCGACGATGCCGGTGGCCGAGATGCTGGCCAAGAACCCCCGGGCGATCATCCTGTCCGGCGGCCCCTCCTCGGTGTACGCGGAGGGCGCGCCCTCCCTCGACCGTGCGCTGTTCGAGGCCGGGGTTCCCGTCTTCGGCATGTGCTACGGCTTCCAGCTGATGGCCACCACGCTCGGCGGCACCGTCGACGACAACGGTGCCCGTGAGTACGGCCGTACCCCGCTGACCGTCTCCAAGACCGGCTCCACGCTCTTCGAGGGCACGCCCGCCGAGCAGTCGGTGTGGATGTCGCACGGCGACGCCTGCTCCGCCGCCCCCGAGGGCTTCACCGTCACCGCGTCCACGGACGTCGTGCCGGTCGCCGCCTTCGAGAACGACGAGAAGAAGCTCTACGGCGTCCAGTACCACCCCGAGGTCCTGCACTCCACGCACGGCCAGCAGGTCCTGGAGCACTTCCTCTACCGCGGCGCCGGCATCGAGCCGTCCTGGACCACGACCAATGTGGTCGAGGAGCAGATCGCGCTGATCCGCGAGCAGGTCGGCACCAAGCGCGCCATCTGCGGCCTGTCCGGCGGCGTGGACTCCGCGGTCGCCGCGGCCCTCGTGCAGAAGGCCATCGGCTCCCAGCTGACCTGCGTGTACGTCGACCACGGTCTGATGCGCAAGGGTGAGACCGAGCAGGTCGAGAAGGACTTCGTGGCCGCCACCGGCGTCCAGCTGAAGGTCGTCGACGCCGAGGAGCGGTTCCTGACCGCGCTGGCCGGGGTCTCCGACCCCGAGCAGAAGCGGAAGATCATCGGCCGGGAGTTCATCCGCGTCTTCGAGCAGGCCCAGGCCGAGCTCGTCGCCGAGGCGGGCGCGGCCGGCGAGGACGTCGCGTTCCTCGTCCAGGGCACGCTCTACCCGGACGTCGTGGAGTCCGGCGGCGGCACCGGCACCGCCAACATCAAGTCCCACCACAACGTGGGCGGTCTCCCCGACGACATCGAGTTCCAGCTCGTCGAGCCGCTGCGCCAGTTGTTCAAGGACGAGGTTCGGATGGTCGGCCAGGAGCTCGGCCTGCCGGACGAGATCGTCCAGCGCCAGCCGTTCCCCGGTCCCGGTCTCGGCATCCGGATCGTCGGCGAGGTCACCAAGGAGCGGCTCGACCTGCTGCGCGAGGCCGACGCCATCGCCCGCGAGGAGCTGACCGCGGCCGGTCTGGACCGCGACATCTGGCAGTGCCCGGTGGTCCTGCTCGCCGATGTCCGCTCGGTCGGTGTCCAGGGTGACGGCCGCACCTACGGCCACCCGATCGTCCTGCGCCCGGTCTCCTCCGAGGACGCCATGACGGCCGACTGGTCGCGCCTGCCGTACGAGACCCTCGCCAGGATCTCGACCCGCATCACCAACGAGGTCGCCGACGTCAACCGCGTCGTCCTCGACGTGACGAGCAAGCCGCCGGGCACGATCGAGTGGGAGTAA
- a CDS encoding class II aldolase/adducin family protein — MPEPAPMPVDQLHFAMPPVHESVEDERAHRKERLAGALRLFGEYGYEDGVSGHITARDPEFTNCFWVNPFGAPFDGLAPDELIMVNGEGQVVEGRHHVNQAAFAVHAQVHRARPDVVAVAHTHSVHGRALSALGELIEPITQESCAFYEDHVLYDAYTGVVVDEEEGRRIAAALGGRKAIVLRNHGLLTVGDSVDAAAWWFIALERSCQVQLAARAAGKPVLIEHRDAVATREQLGSDLVAWINYQPLWRRIARTF, encoded by the coding sequence ATGCCCGAGCCCGCGCCCATGCCCGTGGACCAGCTCCACTTCGCGATGCCGCCCGTCCACGAGTCGGTGGAGGACGAGCGCGCGCACCGCAAGGAGCGGCTGGCCGGGGCGCTCCGGCTGTTCGGGGAGTACGGGTACGAGGACGGGGTCTCCGGGCACATCACCGCGCGGGATCCGGAGTTCACCAACTGCTTCTGGGTCAACCCTTTCGGGGCCCCCTTCGACGGGCTCGCGCCCGACGAGCTGATCATGGTCAACGGGGAGGGGCAGGTCGTCGAAGGGCGGCATCACGTCAATCAGGCGGCGTTCGCCGTCCATGCGCAGGTGCACCGGGCCCGCCCGGACGTCGTCGCCGTCGCGCACACCCACTCCGTGCACGGGCGGGCCCTGTCCGCACTCGGCGAGCTCATCGAACCGATCACCCAGGAATCCTGTGCCTTTTACGAGGACCACGTCCTGTACGACGCGTACACCGGGGTCGTCGTGGACGAGGAGGAGGGGCGCCGGATCGCCGCCGCGCTCGGCGGGCGCAAGGCGATCGTGCTGCGCAACCACGGGCTGCTGACCGTCGGGGACTCGGTGGACGCGGCCGCCTGGTGGTTCATCGCGCTGGAGCGCTCCTGCCAGGTGCAGCTGGCCGCGCGGGCGGCCGGAAAGCCGGTGCTGATCGAGCACCGGGACGCGGTCGCCACCCGTGAGCAGCTCGGCAGCGACCTGGTGGCCTGGATCAACTACCAGCCGCTGTGGCGCCGGATCGCTCGCACATTCTGA
- a CDS encoding DoxX family protein: MQDIQSYGTSVRGLGETRGLKELAREHALLPLRIFLGVTFIYAGLDKLTDSSFFRASGAGSIGETMHAVRDSSAIPALVDLALKGPGAFGYAIAIGELAVGIGTLIGLWARLAALGGALISLSLWLTVSWQVTPYYFGNDLVYLMAWLPLLLGGAATFSLDALLASRRRRIR, from the coding sequence ATGCAGGACATTCAGAGTTACGGCACGAGCGTGCGCGGTCTGGGCGAGACGAGAGGGCTCAAGGAGCTGGCGCGGGAGCACGCCCTGCTCCCCCTGCGGATCTTTCTCGGTGTCACCTTCATCTACGCCGGGCTCGACAAGCTGACGGACAGCTCCTTCTTCCGCGCGAGCGGTGCGGGCTCCATCGGCGAGACGATGCACGCGGTCCGCGACTCGTCCGCGATCCCGGCCCTCGTCGATCTCGCGCTGAAGGGCCCCGGCGCCTTCGGGTACGCCATCGCCATCGGAGAACTCGCCGTCGGCATCGGCACCCTCATCGGGCTGTGGGCGCGGCTCGCCGCGCTCGGCGGGGCGCTGATCTCGCTGAGCCTGTGGCTGACCGTGAGCTGGCAGGTCACCCCGTACTACTTCGGCAACGACCTCGTCTACCTCATGGCCTGGCTGCCGCTGCTGCTCGGCGGCGCCGCGACGTTCTCCCTGGACGCCCTTCTCGCGTCCCGGCGGCGACGGATCAGGTAG